CACTCAAAGAGCTACTACGTCACGCAGGCGCAGTTGCAGCAGAGGATCTTGAAGACGTAGTCAGCGAAGCGCGGCGCGAGCAGTACGCGCCGCTGGGAAAAGAGCAATGCTTCCCGACGCCGCGCGCTCTGCGCGCGGCTCTCCTCTACCGGCCCGCGTTCGCGGGCCGCGTGCTCGGCGCTTTCAATCCGCCTTCGGCTTTCACGGCCGTCGTGCTTCCGGTGCCGCCGCTCGCGGCGGCGCTGAGATCGCCTTCGAGGAAACTCGTGTTATGGTTGCGCGCCTTGAGCATGCCGGCAAAGCCCTGCTTGTCGCTTGCCTTCACGTATGCTTCGCGCGGCTCCACGAGCCCGTTATCCACCAGGTCGATCAGCGCGTCGTTGAGCGTCACCATGCCTAACCGCTTCGATGTCTGCAGGATCGACGGGATCTGGAAGGTCTTGCCTTCGCGGATCAGATTCGAAATCGCCGGAATCGTGAGCAGCACTTCGCGCGCTGCCACGCGGCCGCCGCCGATTTTCTTGCAGAGCACCTGCGAGATTACGCCGCGCAGCGACTCGGAGAGCATCACGCGGATCTGGGCCTGACGGTCGGGCGGGAACTGGTCGATGAGTCGGTCGACCGTACTGACGGCGCTCGTCGTGTGCAGCGTGCCGAACACGAGGTGTCCGGTCTCCGCGGTCTCGATCGCGATCGACACCGTCTCCAGATCGCGCAGCTCGCCGACGAGGATGATGTCCGGGTCTTCACGCAGCGCCGCGCGCAGGGCGTGCTTGAACGACTGCGTGTGCAGACCAACCTGGCGCTGTGTGATGATGCACTGCTTGTTCTGGTGCACGAACTCGATCGGGTCTTCGATCGTGACCACGTGGTCGCTGCGCGTGCTGTTCACCAGGTCGATGAGCGCGCAGAGCGTGGTCGACTTGCCGGATCCGGTCGGGCCCGTGACCAGCACGAGGCCGCGCGGGAGGTGGGCCAGGCGCTGCACTTCTTCCGTTAGGCCGAGCTCGTCCGCGCTGACGACGCGCGCAGGAATCACGCGGAACACGGCGGCGGCGCCGCGGCGGTCGCGCAGCGCGTTGCAACGGAAGCGCGCCAGCCCTGAAATCTCGTACGCGAAATCCGTGTCGCTGATGCTCTCGTATTCGCGGCGGTTCCGATCCGGCATGAGCGCGAGCATCATCGCTTCGAGCGTCGCGTTGTCGAGCGGTGCGCGGCCTTCGATGCGCGACATCTCGCCGTGGAGACGCAGAATGGGCGGCTCGCTCACGCGCAGGTGCAGGTCCGACGCGCCGCGGGACACGAGCTGCTCGAGCAGCCAGTGGATCTCGCGGTTGATTTCATCAGACACTCGGGGCGCGGACTCGTGCTCGTCCACCGAAATCGCCGGACCGCTCGGACGCGGCTCCGCGCTCTCGGCCGCACGAGCGGCAACCGGTTCGCTCGGCGCTTCCGTTGGGCGAGCGGCCGGAGCAGCGGCGGGCTCCTTCGCCTGCGGACGGATCTCCACCGATTGTCCCGTTGGGCCGGCAACGATGGACACGGTGTACGCGACGGCGTCGTACGTGTACGTGAACGACGCCTCGCCGCCCGCGCCGACCGCGTCGCGCGCCTCGGATGGGGCGACCTCGAGCAGCACCGAGCGAAGCTGCGCGCCCCGCAGCGGTTGCTTGGTCACGGGTCGCGCGACGTTGGCGATGGTCATCCGCGCGACGTCGTCTGCCGCCAGCGTCAGCACGTCGGCGTGGCTGGTGACCATCGCGGCGAGGAACCGATCCAGATAAGCCATGTCAGTCCAGCGGACGTACACATTCGATCATCGTGCGATTCACGAGGCGCACGCCCTGATCGGTGTACAGCGTGAGGAAGGTCTGCTCGCAGTCGTTCAGATAATCGAGCAGGCGCGGGCGATCGGCTCGGACCTCGAGTCGCATGGAGCCGAAGTGCGTGATGCCGCCGGCGAGCGTGATCTGCAACAGCGACATCGGAGCCGAGGCGCGGATCTCATCCGAATCATCGGCTAACGGCAGCCCGGCAACTTCGATGATGCGCGCCTTGCACATGAGGAGGACTTCACCGTCCGCCAACTCGAGCGGGAAGAACGCATCCCGGTCGTTGAACACCGCGGCCGGATCGAGCTGTCCGGAATGGCCTAACAGCGGAGCCGGCACGAAGATCCGCCCCTCCACCACCTCGCCACCAATCAGCGTCAGGGTCACATCCAGACGCTCTTTCGCGATGCGATATGTGTCCACGGCGGAGATCAAGACGGGCCCGGGCGCTCCGGGGAGCAGTGAGAGGACGATGAGAGACGCGTCACCGCGAGCGGGAGTCACGCTGGAACTCCCGGCTACGCGTGCAGATGCAGCTCCCGCTCGTACATCTCCTGCTGTTCGATCTGGACCGTCACGTGCTGGATGCCGAACAACCGCATGGCGTCCAGGACGTGCTCCAGCACGTGCTGGTGCCGCTCCGGCTCGCGCACAATGGCGTGCGTGCTCATGGCGATCACGCCGGATGTCACCGTCCAGACGTGCAGATCGTGCACGGCCTCGATGCCCGGAATGGCCTCGAGCTGCGCGCGCACCGCGCCCAACGAGATGTGCGAGGGCGTCGACTCCAGCATCACATCGATAGATTCCCGGACGAGCGCCCAGGCGCTGCGCAGAATCAACAACGAGACGATGATCGACGCGATCGGATCGGCGAGCCGCCATTCCGTGATGCGGATAATGAGTGCGGCGGCCACCGTGCCGACCGATCCCAGCAGGTCGCCAAGAATATGGAGGTACGCGCCGCGCAGGTTGAGGCTCGACTCGCTCGCCGGGTGCAGGGTGCGCGCGGAGAGCATGTTGGCCACGAGCCCCACGAGCGCGATGATGAGCATGAGCCCGCCTGCCACCGGCTCCGGTTGTCGGATGCGCGTCACCGCCTCCCACACGATGAGCGCCGAAATCACGAGCAGTGCGCCGCCGTTGAGAAACGCGGCGAAGATCTCGAGGCGCAGATAGCCGTAGGTGCGCTTGGGGGTCTCCGGCCGGCGGCTGAACCAGGTGACGAACAGCGTTAGGCCGAGGGCCGCGACGTCGGTGAGCATGTGGCCGGCGTCGGCCAGCAGCGTGAGCGAGTTGGCCGCGAAACCACCGACGAGCTCGGCGATGAGGACGAGAAGCGTGATCGCCAGCGCGACGCGCAAGCGCCGTGCGTGGCCCGAATTCTCCAGCGGTCCATGAATGTGACCGGGTCCGTGACCATGTCCGTGATCGTGGGCATGGTCATGTCCCGAGGAATGGGCGTGCGCTGGAGGCATGGTGGCGCTGAGAATACGCGGCGCGAGCGGCGCCGGATAGGTCAGCGGCCGGCGAGCACGCGCGCGATGCGCGCACACTCGAACACCGCGGCGATGAAGCTCGATGGGTCCGCCAGCCCGCGGCCGGCGATGTCCAACGCAGTGCCGTGGTCGGGCGACGTGCGCGGAAACGGAAGTCCGAGCGTCACGTTCACCGCGCTGCCGAACGACGCCACTTTGATGGCCGTCATGCCCACGTCGTGATATGGGGCGATGACTGCATCGAATTCGCCGCGAATCGCGCGCACGAACACGGTGTCGGCCGGGAACGGACCCGCGAGACCGGCCGAGCGTGCGGCCGGCGCGAGCAGCTCATCGTCTTCGCGGCCGAACCGGCCGCCGTCGCCCGCGTGTGGGTTGAGGGCGCACAATGCAATGCGTGGGGCGGCAAGCCCGTACCATTCCTGCAGGCCGCGACGCGTCACGCCGGCTACCTCGACGATCGAGTCTCGCGTGAGCGCGCGCGTCACCTCGCGCAGCGGAATGTGTGTGGTCGCGAGCACGACGCGCAGCCGGTCTGATGCGAGCATCATCGCGACGCGCGAACCGGTGAGGTGTGCGAGCAGCTCGGTGTGCCCGGGATAATCGAAGCCGCCGGCGAGCAGCGCGCCCTTGTCGATCGGCGCGGTGACGATGCCGTGGACCGCGCCGTCGGCGGCGAGGGCAACGGCGCGCTCGATGGCGAGTCCGGCCAACGAGCCGGCGAGCGCGGCGCCGGCGCCTGGTATCCACTCGCCCACCGCTTCCTGCACCGTTAGGCCGGCGCCGCTCGGACCGACCAGGACCAGCTCGGCCACGGCGAGCACGGCGGCATCGCGCGCGGCCCGTTCGACGATCTCGGGACCGATCCCGCGCGGATCGCCGAGCGTGACCGCGAGACGCACGCGGCTGCTCACGACGCACCGCCGGACGTGCGCTCGTCCCGCAGCACGCGATAGAGACTCCTGGCCTGCGCGCGACTAACGTTAGTCCCGATCTCGCCCGTGAGCTCGATGCCGAGTGACCGGTCGGCGTACTCGATGCCGATGCGGTCGCCGGCGCGCACTTCGGTGGACGCTTTGGCGCGCACGCCGTTCACCGTCACCGCGCCGACGTCACACGCTTCCTTGCCCTCGCTTCTGCTGCGCACGAGCAGCAATCGTTTCAGCGCGAGGTCCACGCGCACCGCTCAGGGCACGTTGAGCACGGCGACGTACGTATCCTTCCGCAGCGAATCGAGATAGTGGCGGATCGCCTTCTGCTGCGACAGCTGGTCGCGGATGCGTTCGCGATAGTCGGCCAGCGTCGGTTCGCGCGCGCCGCTGATGGACGTCAACTCGATAATGAAGAACTTCGGCACCCCGCGCGTCTTGTCCATGATCGTGAACGGATCGAGAATGTCGCCCTTTTTGTGCCCCGCGATCGCCATCTGGTACTCCTTGGGCAGCGACGCCTGCGGGAACGGATCGGGCATCAACTTCTCTTCCGACACATCATGGTACTTGGCGGCAAGGCTGTCGTACGACGCGCCATGTCTCCACAACTCGGTCACGCTGTCCGCGAGCTTGCGCGCACGCGCGATGTCGGCCGAGTCGATCTTCGGACGAATGAGGATCTGGCTTCCGCGCACTTCGGCCGGCTGCACGCGATCGATCTTGATGATGTGATACCCGAACACCGTCTTGATGATCGGACTCACCTGGCCCGGCGGCAGGGCGAAGTACATCGCATCGAAGTTAGGCACGAACTCCCCGCGCCGGTGCCAGCCCAGATCCCCGCCCTGGTCCTTCGTGGAGAGGTCCATCGATTCGCGCTTGGCGATCTGCGCGAAGTCGGCTCCCTTGCGGATCTCCGTCAAGAGCGAGTCTGCCTTGAGCAGCGCCGCCGAATCTTCTTTCGGACTCGGCTGCGGCGAAATCACGATCTGTCGATACGTGACGGTGGCCGGCAGCTTCTGGATCTGTCCTTTGGTCGCCTGGAACATCGAGTCGACCTCGACCTCCGAGACCGGCACGCTCGTGAGTTTCCCGTCACTGCGCAGCTTTTCGAACAACTTCTGCTGCAGCGTTTCACGCCGCGCTTTGTCGAGCAGGAAACGGCGGAACTCATCGGGGGTGGCGAAGCCCGACAACTTCAGCTGCTGCCGGAACTCGGCGTCGCTCGAAAAGCGTCCACGGATTTGCTGGAACCGTTGATCGACCTCGGTGGCAAGGTCGTTGTCGGAGACGTCGATCTTTTCGACGTGTGCCTCCTGAACGAGCAGCTCTTCGTCGATGATCTGCGACAGCACGTCGTGGATCATGTGCGCCTCTCCCGCCGAATCGGTGGGAAGCTGCCCGCCCTGCGCCCGGATCGCATTGATCGCGTCTTCGATGTCGCTCCGCAGAATCGGCTGATCGCCGACCACGGCCACGACGCCATCGATCGGAATCATGGTCCCGGGCGCGGGCATCTCGGGCTGCGCAGGCAACGGCGCTGTGCCTGGCGTCTCGGGCATCGTCAACTTCGGCGCGACCAACGTATCGCTTCTGGCAGCGGAGTCGACGACCGCCGATGAGTCGCGCGCCGTGGTGTCGCGTGCGGTCGTCGTGTCGCGCGCGGTGGTATCGCGCTTGGACGTGGAGTCCTGCGCCGTGACTGGCGCAGAACCCACGAGCAGGGCCGCTGCGAGCGCGGCTGTGAGACGCAACATGGTCATTCCCGTGCTACCCGCAGTGCGGGATACAAAGTTCCATTACGGCTTTTTTGCGCCGCTGTCGGGCTTGGTGGGCGCCGGCGGGGCGCCGAGCGGGACTTCGGACGGCGGCCGGTTCTTGGCGCGCACGGAGTCCTGTTTTGCCTTTTCCTTGTTCGCCTGGTCGGTCGCGCTCTGCAGCGCCGCGTCGTTCACTTTCCAGGCGTACTTGGCCCGGAGCAGCTGTTCGATCGGAGGCGGCACCGCGATGTACGACGCCTGCTGCGTCATGAGCTTGTCCAGATATTGATCCGCGCGCGTCGCCGCGATGCGCTCGCGTTCGGCGGCGGTCTTGCCGCTGTCG
Above is a window of Gemmatimonadaceae bacterium DNA encoding:
- the pdxA gene encoding 4-hydroxythreonine-4-phosphate dehydrogenase PdxA; amino-acid sequence: MSSRVRLAVTLGDPRGIGPEIVERAARDAAVLAVAELVLVGPSGAGLTVQEAVGEWIPGAGAALAGSLAGLAIERAVALAADGAVHGIVTAPIDKGALLAGGFDYPGHTELLAHLTGSRVAMMLASDRLRVVLATTHIPLREVTRALTRDSIVEVAGVTRRGLQEWYGLAAPRIALCALNPHAGDGGRFGREDDELLAPAARSAGLAGPFPADTVFVRAIRGEFDAVIAPYHDVGMTAIKVASFGSAVNVTLGLPFPRTSPDHGTALDIAGRGLADPSSFIAAVFECARIARVLAGR
- a CDS encoding peptidylprolyl isomerase, whose translation is MLRLTAALAAALLVGSAPVTAQDSTSKRDTTARDTTTARDTTARDSSAVVDSAARSDTLVAPKLTMPETPGTAPLPAQPEMPAPGTMIPIDGVVAVVGDQPILRSDIEDAINAIRAQGGQLPTDSAGEAHMIHDVLSQIIDEELLVQEAHVEKIDVSDNDLATEVDQRFQQIRGRFSSDAEFRQQLKLSGFATPDEFRRFLLDKARRETLQQKLFEKLRSDGKLTSVPVSEVEVDSMFQATKGQIQKLPATVTYRQIVISPQPSPKEDSAALLKADSLLTEIRKGADFAQIAKRESMDLSTKDQGGDLGWHRRGEFVPNFDAMYFALPPGQVSPIIKTVFGYHIIKIDRVQPAEVRGSQILIRPKIDSADIARARKLADSVTELWRHGASYDSLAAKYHDVSEEKLMPDPFPQASLPKEYQMAIAGHKKGDILDPFTIMDKTRGVPKFFIIELTSISGAREPTLADYRERIRDQLSQQKAIRHYLDSLRKDTYVAVLNVP
- a CDS encoding S4 domain-containing protein: MDLALKRLLLVRSRSEGKEACDVGAVTVNGVRAKASTEVRAGDRIGIEYADRSLGIELTGEIGTNVSRAQARSLYRVLRDERTSGGAS
- a CDS encoding type IV pilus twitching motility protein PilT, which encodes MAYLDRFLAAMVTSHADVLTLAADDVARMTIANVARPVTKQPLRGAQLRSVLLEVAPSEARDAVGAGGEASFTYTYDAVAYTVSIVAGPTGQSVEIRPQAKEPAAAPAARPTEAPSEPVAARAAESAEPRPSGPAISVDEHESAPRVSDEINREIHWLLEQLVSRGASDLHLRVSEPPILRLHGEMSRIEGRAPLDNATLEAMMLALMPDRNRREYESISDTDFAYEISGLARFRCNALRDRRGAAAVFRVIPARVVSADELGLTEEVQRLAHLPRGLVLVTGPTGSGKSTTLCALIDLVNSTRSDHVVTIEDPIEFVHQNKQCIITQRQVGLHTQSFKHALRAALREDPDIILVGELRDLETVSIAIETAETGHLVFGTLHTTSAVSTVDRLIDQFPPDRQAQIRVMLSESLRGVISQVLCKKIGGGRVAAREVLLTIPAISNLIREGKTFQIPSILQTSKRLGMVTLNDALIDLVDNGLVEPREAYVKASDKQGFAGMLKARNHNTSFLEGDLSAAASGGTGSTTAVKAEGGLKAPSTRPANAGR
- a CDS encoding cation diffusion facilitator family transporter, giving the protein MRVALAITLLVLIAELVGGFAANSLTLLADAGHMLTDVAALGLTLFVTWFSRRPETPKRTYGYLRLEIFAAFLNGGALLVISALIVWEAVTRIRQPEPVAGGLMLIIALVGLVANMLSARTLHPASESSLNLRGAYLHILGDLLGSVGTVAAALIIRITEWRLADPIASIIVSLLILRSAWALVRESIDVMLESTPSHISLGAVRAQLEAIPGIEAVHDLHVWTVTSGVIAMSTHAIVREPERHQHVLEHVLDAMRLFGIQHVTVQIEQQEMYERELHLHA